In Candidatus Eisenbacteria bacterium, the following are encoded in one genomic region:
- the ftsY gene encoding signal recognition particle-docking protein FtsY, whose translation MNLWNRFRNGLQRTRDAIVGGLGAALGRGGPVDAATLERLEEALLAADVGPDTADRLIERARRLVGAERDLDLRGALERAAADLLRGTGEPARFEPGPESPWVVLIVGVNGAGKTTFAGKLAARFAREGHSTLLVAADTFRAAASEQLVVWAERAGVEIVRARDGADPSSVVHDGLSAAKARGTRVVLVDTAGRLHTRHNLMAELEKIVRVCGRVVPGAPHHTLLVLDGSQGLNGIAQAREFGRAAPLTSLAVTKLDGTSRGGAVLAIADQLSVPVSLVGLGEGVDDWAPFDPEAYARGLFE comes from the coding sequence ATGAACCTCTGGAACCGGTTTCGAAACGGCCTGCAGCGCACCCGGGACGCCATCGTCGGCGGGCTGGGCGCGGCGCTCGGGCGCGGCGGGCCGGTGGACGCCGCGACGCTCGAACGGCTCGAGGAGGCGCTGCTCGCCGCCGACGTCGGACCGGACACGGCCGACCGCCTCATCGAGCGGGCGCGCCGGCTCGTGGGCGCCGAGCGCGACCTCGACCTGCGCGGGGCGCTCGAGCGCGCCGCCGCCGACCTGCTTCGCGGCACGGGCGAGCCGGCCCGCTTCGAGCCCGGCCCCGAGAGCCCGTGGGTGGTGCTGATCGTCGGCGTCAACGGCGCGGGCAAGACGACGTTCGCCGGCAAGCTCGCGGCGCGCTTCGCGCGCGAGGGGCACTCGACGCTGCTGGTGGCGGCCGACACGTTCAGGGCCGCGGCCTCCGAGCAGCTGGTCGTCTGGGCGGAACGCGCCGGGGTCGAGATCGTGCGGGCGCGGGACGGCGCCGATCCGTCGTCGGTCGTCCACGACGGGCTGAGCGCGGCGAAGGCGCGTGGCACGCGGGTGGTGCTCGTGGACACCGCCGGCCGGCTGCACACCAGGCACAACCTGATGGCCGAGCTCGAGAAGATCGTGCGGGTGTGCGGGCGCGTCGTGCCCGGAGCGCCGCATCACACGCTGCTGGTGCTCGACGGTTCGCAGGGACTGAACGGCATCGCGCAGGCGCGCGAGTTCGGAAGGGCGGCCCCGCTGACCAGTCTGGCGGTCACCAAGCTCGACGGCACCTCGCGAGGCGGCGCGGTGCTGGCGATCGCCGACCAGCTCAGCGTGCCGGTCAGCCTCGTCGGGCTCGGCGAAGGCGTGGACGACTGGGCCCCGTTCGACCCCGAGGCCTACGCACGCGGTCTGTTCGAGTAG